Genomic window (Trueperaceae bacterium):
TCTCACGGCGCTCTTTCTCGATCCTTCATCGGGTGGCGTGTCCCCCGCGCGGTCGTTTGCACTAGAGGGCGAACCGCGCCGACGCTGGGCTGCGACGTCCGTTGCGCGCCCGCCGAACCGCGCCGCGGCTGGGCTACTTGGCGTCCAGCCAGTTCGCGCCAAGGCCGACGTCCGCGACGAGCGGCACCTTCAGGTCGATGACGCCGGCCATGATGTCGCGCACGACCGCCGCCGCCTCGCGGGCGCGTTCCGACGGCACCTCGGCGACCACCTCGTCGTGGACCTGGAGCAGCAAACGCCCGCCGAAACCGGCCAGCGCGGGCGCGAGCTCGAGCATGGCCAGCTTCATGACGTCGGCGGCGCTGCCTTGGATGGGCATGTTGTAGGCCACGCGCTCCGCCCCTTCCCGCACGCTGCGGTTGGGGCTCAACAGGTCCGGCACGGCGCGCCTGCGTCCCATGATCGTCTCGACGTAGCCGGTGGCCCTGGCGGAGGCGAGCGTGCCGTCGATGTAGGCGCGCACGCGCGGGTAGCGCTGGAAGTAGGTCGCGATGAAGGCTTCGGCCCGATCGTAGGCGATCTCGAGCTCCCGGCTGAGCCGTTGCGCCGACATGCCGTAGAGGACGCCGAAGTTGATGACCTTCGCCACCCTGCGCATGTCCGACGTGACGGCGTCGGGCTCGACGGCGTAGACGTTCGCCGCAGTGCTCCTGTGGATGTCCTCGCCGGTCATGAAGGCTTCGATGAGCGCGGGCTCCTCCGCTATGTGTGCGAGCATCCGTAGCTCGATCTGCGAGTAGTCCGCCACGAGGAGCGTCCGCCCCTCGCCCGCGATGAACGCGCGGCGTACCTCCCGCCCGCGCGCCGTGCGCACGGGCACGTTCTGGAGGTTGGGGTTGACGCTGGAGAGGCGCCCGGTGGCGACGACGGCCTGCTCGAAGGTCGTATGCACGCGCCCCTCACCGTCCGCGAGCGCCGGCAGGGGGTCAAGGTAAGTGCCCTTGAGCTTGGCCACCTCGCGGTGCTCGAGTATCAGGTCCACCGCCTCGTGCTGACCCCTGAGGGGCTCGATGGCTCCCACGGCCGTGCTCTGCTTGCCCGTCGCCGTCCGGTGCCCGGCGCGAAGGCCGAGCTTCTCGAAGAGGAGCCAGGCCACCTGGTCGCGCGAGGCCACGTTGAAGCCGCCCGTTCCGGCGATGGCGCCGAGCCGCGCCTCCAGGACCGCCAGCTCGGCGGCGGCCTCGGCCGACATGTCCGCCAGGAGCGGCAGGTCCAGGAGGATGCCCGCCACCTCCATGTCGGCCAGCACGTCCTGGAGCGGGCGTTCTATCCTCTCGTACACCTCGCGTTGCCTGCCCTGCAGGCGCGATCCGAGGGCCTTGACGAGCTCCGCGCTCACGGCGGCGTGGTCGCGGGCGCCAACGCCCCACTCGCCGACCCCGAGGCGCCGCGCCAGCGTCTCGGCACTGGCGCCGGCCGAGTCGAGGAGGTAGGCCATGAGCAGCGGGTCGTCGCCCGCGACCGCCTCCGCGCCGGCCAACCGGGACGCCACGACCAGCGCCTTGGCGTCGGCCGCGTTGACCACCCCGAGGCCCGCCACGCGCTCGGCGACGCCGGCACCGGCCTGCGCCTCCGCCACCCGACCGGCGGCGGCGAGCGCCAGGTCCGTGACCCGGGCGGCCGTCGGACGGACGTCGCTGAGGAGGTAGCCGTACGCCCAGTGAGCTTCGACGCCGGCGTCGACATCGAGGTCGGCGGCGACCTCGTCCCAGGGGGCCCGCTCGTACGCCGTCCGTTCGCTGAGGCCCAGCTCGAAGAGCAGGCTGCCGAACTCCAACTGCTGTAGGGCGGCCGTCAGCTCCTGGCGCTGCATGCGCCGCTCGCCGGCGGGCACCACCTGAAGCGCGACCTCGGCGTCCGTGACGATGCGCGACAGCTCGCGCGAGAGCTCCAGGGCCTCTAGGCCCTCGCTGATGGCGGTCGCCTGGGCCTTGCTCGGCAGGGAGCCCAGGTTCGCGAGCAGCGCGTCCAGGTCGCCGTAGAGCTCGAGGAGCTTGCGGGCGGCGATGGGGCCGATACCCTTCACGCCCGGGATGTTGTCGGAGGAGTCGCCGGTGAGGGCCCGGTAGTCCACCCACTGAGCGGGGGTCACGCCGTACTTGTCCACGACGGCAGCTGGGTCCATGCGCTGCTTCCCGTCCGGGCTCACGACGGTGACGTCGTCGCTCACGAGCTGCATGGCGTCGCGGTCGCTCGTGACTATCTCCACGAGCCACCCGGCGCGCGCGGCGCGCACGGCGAGGGAGCCGATCAGGTCGTCGGCCTCGAGGCCGGGGGTCTCGACCCGCTGCACGCCGATGAGGTCCAGGAGCGACCTGATGGCGTTGAGCTGGAGCGGGAAGTCGTCCGGCGCCTTGGGCCGGTGGGCCTTGTACTCCGCGTAGCGCGCCTTGCGGAACGTCGGGGCGGGCGCGTCGAACGCCACGATGAGCCCGTCGGCGGGTTCTTGGGCCCTGAGCAGGTCGAGGATGGCCCGCATGAAACCGTAGACTGCGTTCGTCGGCATGCCGGCGGACGTGGAGAGCTGGCGGATCGCGAAGTAGGCGCGGTAGGCGAGGCCGTGACCGTCGACCAGGACCAGGCGGGGGCGGCCTGGCGCGCGGCCGCCGCCCGTTCCAGCGCCCTCGGCGGCGGGCGCGTCCGGCCCGACGTCCGCTCCGAAGAGCGACGGCTGCAGTGGGTCGGCCCGCTTCTTGGCGCTCATGTCACACGTTCCAGGCTCCCGCGACCTCGAGAGTCGTACCGGTCACGTAGTCGGCCGCCGGGCTCAGGAAGTACCTGACCGCGCCGACCACCTCGTCCAGCCGGCCGACCCTGTCCATCGGCAGCTCGTGCAGCGGCTTGGTGACGCTGTTCTCGATGACGCCCGGGCTCACCACGTTGACCGTGATGCCGTTCTTCGCCTCGGCGAGGGCGAGGGCCTTCGAGTAGAGGATGACGCCGGTCTTGGCTATCCCGTAGGCCGCGATGCTCGGGCGGGCCTTGATGAGCTCGGCGCCCGCGTAGCCCAGGTTGACGATCCTGCCGCCGTTCGGGGCGAGCCGCAAGTACGGCACGGCCCGCTGGCACGTGTAGAAGGTGGCGTCGAGGTTGCTCGCGAACATCTCGCGCCAGACCTCGCCGGAGAGGTCCGCGAGAGGGCCCTGGTGGTAGTTGCCCACGTTGTTGACGAGCGCGTCGAGGCGTCCGAAGAGGGAGTGAGCGGCGTCGACGAGCCCGCGCGCCTCGGCCTCGTCGGTGACGTCCGCTTGCGCCGCGACTGCGTGGGCTCCGAGGGCGGTGGCCGCCTCGACCACGCCGTCGGCTTCCGCGCGGCTCCTGCGGTAATGGATCATCACGTCGTAACCGTCCGCGGCCAGCGCCAGCGCGATCGCCTTGCCGATCCCCTTGGCGGAGCCCGTGACGAGCGCGGCGGGGCGCCCGTGCCGGGCGCCGCGCGCGGGACGGCGCGTGGCCCCCTCGGGTCCGGACTCGCTCACGGGCGCCCCGCCGCGCGGTAACGCGCGACCCTCAGGGCCTGGACGCCAAGGAGGTACGGCAACTGACACCAGCAGATCACGACGTAAGCGTAGGGCATGCCGAGCGCGAGGGCCACCCCGAGCGCCAGGTACTGGGTGCTCAGGCCGAGGTTGACGAGCGCGCCGGTGGAGAAGAGGTCGGCCCAACGCTGCCGCTGTTCCGCGGTGGCGGCGGCCCACGGTGTGCCGCCCGCGAGCCGGAACAGAGCGGCGTCAGCGGCCTCGAAGGCGCGGTCCTGAGGGGCAAGGACGATCAGGTAGACGCGGCGCACGACCGCCAGGTACCAGGGGTCGCGCCGGCCCCTCGCTGCCGGCGTCGCTCGGGCTCGGAGCCCCCTCACCTCCTCGTAGCGTTTCTGGGCACCGAAGTCGGCGCTCAACGCGAGTGTGACGATCACGAGGGCCGCCGCGCTGCCCAACGCTGCGCCGCGCGCCGCCAGCGCCGCGAAGAGCGCCACGTTGACGGCGAGGTCGCAGACGGTGTCGAGGTAGCGCCCGAACTCGGTGACGCGTCCTGTCGCTCTGGCCAGGCCGCCGTCGGCGTTGTCTAGCACGGTCTTCACCTGCAGGAGCACCGCCGCGGCGAGCCAGTTGCCCGGGTGCGACGTCGCCACGAGGCCGGCGGCGAGGAAGCCGAGGAGCGTGTGCCCGGCGACGACGTGCCACGGCTCGAGGCGCGTGCGCGCGAGCAGGCGCACGACCGCGTTCGCCGCGGGCTGTACGACCGCCATCACGGCCTCTCGTCTCGGGCGAGGCTTGGCTGCTGTCGGCACGGGCCCAGGCTAACAGGGGTCGGGTCGTGGCGCCGGCGGCGGTTATCATCTCCTTCGCCTGCGGTGGGATGGGTCGGCGGGCGGCAGCCGCCCGCCGCGGCTCGAGGAGGGTGAGCGCATGGACGCGAAGTTCAAGTTGGTTACCTCGCGCAGCGTCGAGAACTTCGAGCGCCAGCTGGACGATTTCATGGCCGGCCTGGCTCGCGACGACATCGTGGTGGACATCAAGTTCTCGACGGCACCGATCGGCTCCGGCGTGGAGTACAGCGCCCTGGTGCACTACCAGACGACGGAGCAGTGGCTCGACTGATGCCGCGCGTGCCCCGCAGCATCGTCGTGTACTTCATAGAGGCCGCGCCCCGGGGCGTTGGTAAACTCGACGCGTGACGACAACGTTGGTGCTAGTCGTCGACGATGAGCCGTCGATGCTCAAGGTCAGTGAGCTGACCCTGGCCTCCGCCGGTTACGACGTGATCGCTTTCGAGGACCCGATCGAGGCCCTGGCGGAGCTCAGGGACGGGTTGAGGCCCGACGTGATCGTGTCCGACGTCTCCATGCCGCCCATGGACGGCTTCGAGTTCCACGGTCACGTGCGCGAGATCTCCGAGTTGCGCGGCGTGCCGTTCCTCTTCCTCACTGCCCTCGAGGACCGCAACTCCATGCGCAAGGGCATGACCCTCGGCGCCGACGACTACCTCACGAAGCCCGTCAAGAAGGAGGAGCTCCTGGAGGCCGTCGGCGTGCGCTTGAGGCGCGTCGAGGAGCTGAGGCGCCCGCTCACGGGCGTCGTGGCCGCGCACGGCTTCGGGCACCCCATGGTCGTGCGCGAGGGGCAGAGACTCGACTGGGACTCGTTGAAGGCGCTCGAGTTCCTCTTCTACCTGCTTGAGCACCGGTCCGGTGTCACCACCTTCGAGGTCGCCGAGGCCCTGTGGCCCGGCAAGACCGAGTCGAAGGCGTCTAGCAGCTTCCACACGACCCTCTACCGGCTCCGCAAGGTGATGGGCGGCGACGTGGTCGAGAGCGCCAACCGGCGCTACTACCTCCAGGAGAGCTTCCAGATCGGTTACGACGTCGACTCCTACCGGCAGTTGGCGCGGCAGGCGCGCGAGACGGGCGGCATGCGGGACTTCCTCGCGGCCATCAGGCTCTACACCGGTCACTTCATGGCCGGCTTCGACTCCAACTGGGTCGACAACGTCAGGCTCAGCCTCCAGGCGTCGCACCTGACGCTCCTGGAGACGGCGGCAGCCAAGGCCGTGGCGAGCGACGACGTCACGCAAGCGACGACGCTCTACCAGCTCATGACGGAGCACGAGCCTTACAGCGAGACGGCGTGGGAAGGGTTGGCCGACGCCTGGGAGGCGCGCGGGGAACGCGCACGCGCCGCCGAGGCGCGCGAACGCTTCGAGCGACTGATGATGGAAGGCTGAGGCGCGCGGCCGCTACCGCCGGCGCGAAGGAGAGAGCATGTACACGATCGACCTAAGCGGCAAGACGGGCCTCGTCATGGGCGTCGCCAACCAGCGCTCCTTGGCCTGGGCCATAGCGCAGCCCCTGGCCGACGCCGGCGCGCGCCTCGCGTTCAGCTACCAGTCCGACCGCCTGCGCCCTACCCTCGAGAAGCTCACCGAAGGCTTGGACGCGCCCCTCCTGGTCGAGTGCGACGTAGGGAGCGACGAGCATATCGACGCCATGTTCGAGCGGGTCGGCCGCGAGTTCGGCAAGCTCGACTACCTCGTGCACGCGCTCGCCTACTCGCCCGCGGCCACGTTCGAGCACCCGTTCGTCGAGACGACGCGGGACGACTGGCGTACCGCCATGGACGTGAGCGCCTACTCGCTCGTCGCCACCACCAACCGCGCCGCGCGCCTAATGACCGACGGCGGGAGCGTCGTAACGCTCTCCTACCTGGCCGCGGAACGCGTCGTGCCGCACTACAACATGATGGGCGTGGCCAAGGCCGCGCTCGAGGCGAGCGTGCGCTACCTCGCGTACGACCTGGGCCCCAAGGGCATCAGGGTCAACGCCATCAGCGCCGGCCCGATGCGCACCATCGCGGCGCGGTCCATCGCCGGCTTCGGTGACCTCTACTCGCAGGCGGGGGAGATGTCGATGCTGAAGCGCAACATCGACCACGAGGAGGTCGGCGGCCTCGGTCTCTCCCTGCTCGCCGACCGGCTGGGCGGCGGCATCACGGGCGAGACCGTGTACGTCGACGCCGGCTTCCACGCCATCGGGCTCTTCCTCCCGCATGGCAAGGAGTAGGCCCCAAAGCCCTCCCCACGAGGTAGGGGCTTTGAGGCTATACTCACGCGCATGATCCCACTCCACCGTCGGACGGGAACCACCTGGCGAT
Coding sequences:
- a CDS encoding response regulator, with translation MTTTLVLVVDDEPSMLKVSELTLASAGYDVIAFEDPIEALAELRDGLRPDVIVSDVSMPPMDGFEFHGHVREISELRGVPFLFLTALEDRNSMRKGMTLGADDYLTKPVKKEELLEAVGVRLRRVEELRRPLTGVVAAHGFGHPMVVREGQRLDWDSLKALEFLFYLLEHRSGVTTFEVAEALWPGKTESKASSSFHTTLYRLRKVMGGDVVESANRRYYLQESFQIGYDVDSYRQLARQARETGGMRDFLAAIRLYTGHFMAGFDSNWVDNVRLSLQASHLTLLETAAAKAVASDDVTQATTLYQLMTEHEPYSETAWEGLADAWEARGERARAAEARERFERLMMEG
- a CDS encoding enoyl-ACP reductase, giving the protein MYTIDLSGKTGLVMGVANQRSLAWAIAQPLADAGARLAFSYQSDRLRPTLEKLTEGLDAPLLVECDVGSDEHIDAMFERVGREFGKLDYLVHALAYSPAATFEHPFVETTRDDWRTAMDVSAYSLVATTNRAARLMTDGGSVVTLSYLAAERVVPHYNMMGVAKAALEASVRYLAYDLGPKGIRVNAISAGPMRTIAARSIAGFGDLYSQAGEMSMLKRNIDHEEVGGLGLSLLADRLGGGITGETVYVDAGFHAIGLFLPHGKE
- the polA gene encoding DNA polymerase I: MSAKKRADPLQPSLFGADVGPDAPAAEGAGTGGGRAPGRPRLVLVDGHGLAYRAYFAIRQLSTSAGMPTNAVYGFMRAILDLLRAQEPADGLIVAFDAPAPTFRKARYAEYKAHRPKAPDDFPLQLNAIRSLLDLIGVQRVETPGLEADDLIGSLAVRAARAGWLVEIVTSDRDAMQLVSDDVTVVSPDGKQRMDPAAVVDKYGVTPAQWVDYRALTGDSSDNIPGVKGIGPIAARKLLELYGDLDALLANLGSLPSKAQATAISEGLEALELSRELSRIVTDAEVALQVVPAGERRMQRQELTAALQQLEFGSLLFELGLSERTAYERAPWDEVAADLDVDAGVEAHWAYGYLLSDVRPTAARVTDLALAAAGRVAEAQAGAGVAERVAGLGVVNAADAKALVVASRLAGAEAVAGDDPLLMAYLLDSAGASAETLARRLGVGEWGVGARDHAAVSAELVKALGSRLQGRQREVYERIERPLQDVLADMEVAGILLDLPLLADMSAEAAAELAVLEARLGAIAGTGGFNVASRDQVAWLLFEKLGLRAGHRTATGKQSTAVGAIEPLRGQHEAVDLILEHREVAKLKGTYLDPLPALADGEGRVHTTFEQAVVATGRLSSVNPNLQNVPVRTARGREVRRAFIAGEGRTLLVADYSQIELRMLAHIAEEPALIEAFMTGEDIHRSTAANVYAVEPDAVTSDMRRVAKVINFGVLYGMSAQRLSRELEIAYDRAEAFIATYFQRYPRVRAYIDGTLASARATGYVETIMGRRRAVPDLLSPNRSVREGAERVAYNMPIQGSAADVMKLAMLELAPALAGFGGRLLLQVHDEVVAEVPSERAREAAAVVRDIMAGVIDLKVPLVADVGLGANWLDAK
- a CDS encoding CDP-alcohol phosphatidyltransferase family protein encodes the protein MAVVQPAANAVVRLLARTRLEPWHVVAGHTLLGFLAAGLVATSHPGNWLAAAVLLQVKTVLDNADGGLARATGRVTEFGRYLDTVCDLAVNVALFAALAARGAALGSAAALVIVTLALSADFGAQKRYEEVRGLRARATPAARGRRDPWYLAVVRRVYLIVLAPQDRAFEAADAALFRLAGGTPWAAATAEQRQRWADLFSTGALVNLGLSTQYLALGVALALGMPYAYVVICWCQLPYLLGVQALRVARYRAAGRP
- the tmpR gene encoding bifunctional dihydropteridine reductase/dihydrofolate reductase TmpR; the protein is MSESGPEGATRRPARGARHGRPAALVTGSAKGIGKAIALALAADGYDVMIHYRRSRAEADGVVEAATALGAHAVAAQADVTDEAEARGLVDAAHSLFGRLDALVNNVGNYHQGPLADLSGEVWREMFASNLDATFYTCQRAVPYLRLAPNGGRIVNLGYAGAELIKARPSIAAYGIAKTGVILYSKALALAEAKNGITVNVVSPGVIENSVTKPLHELPMDRVGRLDEVVGAVRYFLSPAADYVTGTTLEVAGAWNV